From the genome of Pseudomonas putida:
GGGGTGCCGTAGCGCCGGGTCGGGTGTACGTCGCGCACGGCGCTTTCCAGGCTGGCGATGTCGCCGTGGTCCTGGAAGAAGCTGCGCAGCATCGGCGTGTCGATGTACCCCGGGCACACCGCGTTGACGCGAATGCCCTCTGGGCCGTGGTCACAGGCCATCGCCCGGGTCAGGGCATGCACCGCGCCCTTGCTGGCGCAGTAGGCGGCAAGGCCCGGGTCGGCGATGAAGCCGTCGTACGATCCGAAGTTGATCACGCTGGCCCCGGCGCTCTCGCGCAACAGTGGCAAGGCATGCTTGCTGATCAGGAAGGTGCCGGTGACGTTGACCGCGAAGACCCGGTTCCACACCTCGAGACTGGTGTGCTCGATGGTGTGCTCGACCTCGATGCCAGCGGCGTTGACCAGCACATCGAGGCGCCCATGGGCCTGGCGCACCTGCTGCATCAGCGCCTGCACCTGGCCTTCGTCGCTGACGTTCAGGCGCACGCAGTGCGCATCCGGTACCGGTGCAGCGCTGGACAGGTCGGCGGCATACACCACCGCCCCTTCCTGGATCAGGCGCTCGCACACTGCCCGGCCGATGCCGCCGATACCTCCGGTGACCAGTGCCACCTTGCCTGCCAATGGGCCGCTCATGGCTTCACACTCCGCGCATAGGCCTCGAGCACCAGGCCGTGGAAGTGATGCAGGGCATGCTCGGATTTGCCCGAGCCGTTGGGGTCGGTGACGATGCGGCCCTGGTCGAACGCCGGCGTCTGCATGCCGCGCTGGACGTTCTCCACCAGCGAGATGTCCTCGACTTGCAACACTTCGTCCAGGTAGCGGATGGCCTCGCATTCCATGTCGTCCGGCTCCGGCGTCTCGAGGAAGAAATCGTAGGTCTCGAAGGTGCGATCCGGGCCCATGGGCACGATGTTGAGCACGATGATCGAGCTGCGCCCCGGGTAACGCATCAGGCAGGTGTTGGGCCACAGCCACCACACCGCATGGGTACGCACACTGGCCTTGGACACGTCGTAGGCCGAGTTCTGGCCCTTGCCGGCCTCGGCCATGTGGCTCGAGTAGATACCGTGGGTCTGCACCTTGTAGGTGTCCATGTCGACCAGGGTGCAGAAGTCCTTGTGCGCCGTCGGGCAGTGGTAGCACTCGAGGAAGTTGTCGACCACGTTCTTCCAGTTCGACTTGATCTGGTAGGTCAGGCGGTGGGCGAAAGTGAGCTTCTCGATGTCCGGCGCCCAGTGCAGGATCTCCTTGGCCAGGTCGCCGGACTGCTCGCGCAAAGGCGCCGCCTGCGCATCGAGATTGACGTAGACGAAGCCGCAGAACTCCTCGACCTGCACGGGGGTGAGGTGGATCTCTTCCTTGTCGAAGTCCTTGAGCCCACCTACATGCGGCGCTGCCACCAGGCTGCCGTTGAGGCCATAGCACCAGGAGTGATAGGGGCAGACGATGCGCCGGGTCTTGCCCTCGCCCTGCAACACCGGGTGGGCGCGGTGCTTGCACACGTTGTAGAAGGCGCGCAGCGTGCCGTCCTGGTCACGCACCACCGCGATGGGCATGCCGGCGATGTTCACCGTGGTGTAGCTGCCAGGCTCGCGCACCTTCTCGACGTGGCACACCCACTGCCAGGACTTGGCGATGATCGCCTGCTGGTCGAGGCGGAACCACTCGGGTTCGACATAGGCGTCGGCACGCAGGGACTGGGAGCGCAGCGGGTCCGGGTCGTACCCCTGCTTGATCGTTTCGAATTGGCGAGGATGCAGCAACTCAGTCATATCAACGGCCCTTTTATTATCACGGGCATGGGGATGTGCCCGTTGTGTGGGGTTGATAGTGGTCTGACTGAGGCGGCGAAAATGTTTAATATTCGCCGTGTTTTGTGCTTATTCGGCCATTGTCGTTTTTAGGTATGCGCCCGCTGCAACCCTGCAAAAAACGACATGTTTCAATGCTCCTTGCCGACCTGGTGCATCGGCCAGGCCCGGTAGTCGAACGGCACCCGGCCTTCCTGGCGGTCCCGGCGCGGCGTCAGGCCGAAGCGCTCGCGGTAGATGCGACTGAAGTGCGACTGGTTGGGAAAACCCGAGGCGACGCCGACCTTGGTCAGCGCCAGGTCGGTCTGGGTGACCAGCCCCCGGGCGCGGTCCAGGCGAATGTCGCGGTAGTACAGGGCTGGTGTCTTGTGGGCTACCTGGCGAAACAGCCGGTCCAGCTGGCGCTGGGAAATACCCACCTGCTCGCAGATCTCGGGAATGCTGATGACCTCTTCGAGATGGGTTTCCATCAGCTTGATCGCCTGCTTCACCACCAGTGGGATGGTATGGCCCAAGGGCTGCTGGGCCTCAGGGTTCTGTTGCGTGCTACCGGGGCGGAACTGTTGGTGGAAGACATAGCGCGCCGCCTCGTTGGCCAGCGTCTCGCCGTGCAGGTTGCGGATCAGTTGCAAGGCGGTATCGGTGGCGGCCGCGCCGCCGCAGCAGGTGATGCGGTTCTGGTCGAAGACGTACAGGTCCTCGACGATGGTGACATCGGGGTACAGCTCGATCAGCGCATCGATGTGCTCGTAGTGCCCGGTGGCCTTGCGCCCGGCCAGCAAGCCCGCCTCGGCCAGCAGGAAGGTTCCGGTGTCCAGCGCGGCGAGCATGCAGCCTCGGCTCGCCCAGGTCCGCAGCAGGCCCTGCAGATAGGGGCTGTGATGCTGCTCCGGCGACCAACTGCACGACAGCAGGACCAGGTCCCAGGGCTCGTCGCGCAGGTTCGCCAGGGACTGGGTGAACATGTCCATGCCGTTGGAGGCGCGGATGCCACCGCCTTGCAACGAGGCGAACTCCCAATGGAAGCGGCTTTCCCCGGCCAGGTAGTTGGCGGCGCGGAAAGGGTCGACGAACGCCGTGGTGGCCGCGGCGTTGAAGTACGGGAAGACGATGACCAGGAAGCGGAACACACGCACCTCGATAGCGACCGGGTGCAGGGATCATAGCCCCGACCTGGTGCCGCTGCGCAAGCCTGGTCAGCATCGGTGGCGATAGGTTCAGCACCCGCATCCCAGCGTTCCAGCCAATGTTGCCGGCACTGACCACGAAAAGGGCCCCACCCTGCCCCTATCGAACGCGGATCTTCGGATCCCCCGCGCCACGCCGCAAGGCCTGCAGGAACCCTTCCAGCGGCGCCGGCTCGGCGATCTGCGGCAAGGCATCCTTGTCTGGCCGCTGGGCCCAGAACGCGTCCCAGGACGGGAACAGTTCATGGAAACTCCCGGCGTAGGGCTCGCGCCCCGGCCAGCGCATCTTCAAGCCACCGATCGGTGGCTTGTTGAGGTCGGTGGCGTACCAGTAGCACGGCAGGCGCCGGCGGAAGCACCAGCGTCCGTCGATACGCTCGTAGTCGTCCCAGTACAGCATCTGCATGATCACCCACTCCGGGCCAGTCTCATGCTCGTTCTTCGAATACACCACGCCCGTGGCGTGGTCGGCATCGCTGAACTCGATGATGTGCTGGCCCAGATGGTGGGAGGTGCCATGGAACTGCTTGCGCATGGTCTCGTCCAGCCACGCCTTGAGGTGGGCACGGCCAGACTTGTCGCGGCCGACCCGCACGTCCGCGGCGAAGCAGTTGGCCATGGCGTCCATGTCGCGCATGTCCAGCGCCAGCGCGTACTTGCCGGCCAGTTGGCGGATCGCGTCCAGAGACTCCAGGCGATCGATGCGCTGCAGCAGCGATGTAGTCTCCATGCTCGTCACTCCAGCACCGTGTACAAATCCGACCCTCGTCCACCGTCCACCGCCAGGCTGGCCCCCGTCACGTACGAAGCCTCGTCGCTGGCCAGGAACAGAATGGCGTTGGCCAGTTCCTGGGGCAGGCCGACCCGGCGCATGGGGATCACTTTTTCGGTGTTGGCCCGGGCCTTGGCGTCGCCGAGCATGCCGGCGGTCGCTGGTGTGTCGACCACACCGGGGATGATCACGTTGCAGCGGATGTTGTGCGCTGCGCCTTCGCTGGCTGCCGCGCGGGTGAAGTTGATCACCGCAGCCTTGGCGGCGGAGTAACCGGCCATCCAGGCGGTCCCGAACAGGCCACAGATGGAAGCGATGTTGACGATCGAGCCCCCCTTGCCCTTCATGAGCTGCATGGCCGTGCGCGTGCCCCAGAAGGTGCCGTCCACGGTGGTGGCGAAGTTGGCGTGCCAATCGGCAGTGGTCATGCTGTCGATACCGCCCCAGGTGTAGGCCATCGCGTTGTTGACCAGGATGTCCAGGCCACCGTGGCGTTCGGCGCAGGCTCGCAGCGCGGCGACGTAGCCCTGCTCGTCGCTGACGTCGGCCACCGCCACTTCGGCGCAGCCACCCCGGGCGAGGATCTGCTCACGCACGCCTTCCAGCGGCTCGCGGCGCCGCCCGCACAACACCACCAGGGCGCCCTCCTCGGCGAAGCGCAGCGCGGTGGCTTCGCCGATGCCGGAGCCGGCGCCGGTCACGAAGGCGATCTTGCCTTGCAGTCGTTTGCTCATCGTTCGTTCCTCGTCAGATAAAGGCCATGCCGCCGTTGACCGCAATGTTCTGTCCGGTGATGAAGCTGGCATCATCGCTGGCCAGGAACACCGCCACGCGGGCGATTTCATCGGTTTCGCACATACGTCCCAGCGGCACGTTCTTCAGCAGTGCCTGCATGTGCTCGTCGGGGATGCCAGCCATCATCGGCGTGTTGGTCGGGCCCGGCACCAGGGTGTTGACGCGGATGCCCTGGGCCGCAAGCTCACGAGCGATCGAGCGGGTCAGGCCCATCACCGCGGCCTTGGAGGCGCAATAGTGGCTTGGCCCTTCGCCAGTCAGCGCGGCGGTACTCGACAGGTTGATCAGCACGCCCTGGCGCTTGCCCTTGAGCATCAGCCGGGCGCCTTCGCGGCAGCACAGGAAGGTGCCGCCCAGGTTGACCCCGATGACCCGCGCCCAGCTGTCGTCGGGCGTGTCGAGGAAGGCATCGAGCGCGCCGACGCCAGCGTTGTTGACGACGATGTCCAGGCCACCAAAGTGCGCCTCTACCTGGCCCATGGCATCGGCCACCGAAGCCGCCTCAGCGACGTTGCAGCCCAGCGCCAGCACCTGCTCGCCCAGGTCGGCGAGGCCGGCAGCGAGTGCCTTCTGGTCGAGGTCGACGGCGACCACCTTGGCCCCTTCGGCGACGAATCGGCGCACGATGGCCTGGCCCATGCCTTGCCCCGCGCCGGTGACGAAGGCCACTTTGTTCTGCAGTTTCATGGTGTTCCCCTTGGTTGAAGCCCGTTGGTCTTCACCATCATTGGGCGCAGGCCAGTGCCGGGCATCGTCCGATAGGACTAGCGTCGCAGCCGCGTCGTGGTCCGGATGGACGATGCCGACCTGGCCCAGGCGGCAGAGGATCCAGAAACGCATACCGGGCTGGCCAGGCCTTCCCCTTCAAGCGGCTGGATGGCCTGCCCGGCGTGCCCTCACCCCATCGAGAACTGGAGAACCGGCATGAACCAACCCGTCGACCTGCCCCTGCCCACTGGCCACTACGCCACCCTGCCCAACGGCCTGCGCCTGCACTATCTGGACGAGGGCCAGGGCCCGGTGGTGCTGTGGTTGCATGGCAGCGGGCCGGGTGCCAGCGGATTCAGCAATTTCAAGGGCAACTACCCGCAGCTGGTCGCGGCTGGCTATCGCAACATCGTGCTCGACCTGCCCGGTTTCGGGCGTTCGGACAAACCCGAGGAGGTTCGTTACGAGCTGGATTTCTTCGTCGATTGCGTCGCGGCACTGCTCGACCAGATCGGCATCGACCGCTGCACCGTGCTCGGCAACTCCCTGGGCGGTGCCATTGCGCTGGGCCTGGCGTTGCGTCGGCCTGAGCTGACGGAGCGGCTGATACTGCTGGCACCGGGTGGTGTCGAGGAGCGTGAAACCTACTTCCAGATGCCAGGCATCCTGCGCATGGTCGGGCTGTTCAATGCCGGCCCCATTGGTCTTGGTGAAATGCGCAGCATGATGAGCCTGCAACTGTTCGACGACTCGATCCTGCCCGAGGAGTTGCTGCTGGAGCGAGTGGCCGTGGCGGTGACGCAGCCGAAGAACCTGTTCAGCACCATGCGGGTGCCGAACATGCGTGCGCGGCTGGGTGAAATCGAATGCCCGATCCTCGGTTTCTGGGGCAGCAACGACAACTTCAATCCGGTCAGTGGCGCGCAGTACATCATCGATGGGGCGCGCCAGGCACGCTTCATCGTGCTCAATCGCTGCGGGCACTGGGTGCAGGTGGAGCATCGCGAGCTGTTCAACCGCAGTTGCCTGGAGTTTCTGCAGCACGGGTGATCGAGGGCGCTGCATCCCTCGTGTGGGATGCGGCTTTGCCCGCGAAGCCGGCACCGTGGTGGATGGCACGGGCTTGGCCCGTGTTCGCGGGTAAACCCGCTCCTACAGGTACGGCGCAGTGGCTGAGGTCGGGCTGTATCTGCGAGGGCCTATTCGCGGGCAAGCCCGCTCCCACAGGATCTTCACCGTCATCAAGGCCAGCGCCAACCCTGTGGGAGCGGGCTTGCCCCGCGAACACCGGCTTAGCCGGTGCCAGGCACTGCAGTGTCGGCTCAGCCCGCAGCCGGCTGGCTGTTAAGCTGCGCATCCCCCGGCTGCCCCAGCACGCACGAGGTCCCCCCAGGGGTATACATCATCGCCACACAGCGATTGCACGCCGTGCAGATCGAATTGCGGCTCGCACCACTGGCCAGCTTGTTCACATAGTCGGGTTCGGCAATCAACACCCGCCCCATCGCCACCAGGTCGAAACCCTCGGCCATCACCTGCTCGATGCTCGCCAGGCTCTTGGCTCCGCCCAAATAAGCCAGCGGCATCTTCACCGCCGCCCGTACCTTGCGTGCATGCTCGAGCAGGTACAACTCGCGAAACTCCACCACCGGATCCATGCGCCGCTGCAGCGCCATCGCCAGGGCGATCAGCGGGTTTTTCTGCTGTACGCGGTTCTCCTTGGGGAACGAGGAACCGAACATGGTGGTGATCGACTCTGCGTTCATCCCCGCCCTGAGTACCAGCAGGTGCGCGCCCTCCTGCTCCAGCATACGGGCGATCTGCGCACCGTCCTCGGCGCTGTTACCGGCGCGCACGCCCTCGGTGATGCTGTACTTGCACACCACGGCGAGGTCCTGACCGACCGCATCGAGCACCGCGCGCAGCACCCGGCGCGCAAAGCGCAGGCGGTTCTCCAGGCTGCCGCCATACTGGTCGCGGCGCTTGTTGTACAACGGCGAGATGAATTGGCTGAGCAAGTAGCCATGCCCCATGTGGATTTCCACCGCGTCAAAACCGGCCTCACGGGCCAGCCGCGCGGCCTGGGCGAAATCGCGCACCACCTGCTGCATGTCGGCCTCGTTCATGGCCTGCTTGAGGAACATGCCGCTCATCATGCCGATCTTGTTGAAACCGCCACTGGCCGACAGCGGCCGTGGCGTGGAGCGCTCGCGAATGAAGGTGAAACAACCGCCGTGGGTGATCTGCGCGCTGGCCAGCCCGCCTGCCCGATGCACGGCATCGGTGAGGGCCTTGAAGTGCGGCAGGCTATCGCGTTCCAGGATCAACTGGTTGGGCAACGTACGGCCGTCGCGGCTGACCGCGCAGTAGGCCACGGTGGTCAATGCCACACCGCCGCTGGCCAGGTCCGCGTGCAGCTTGGCCAGTTGCCGGGAGGGCACGCCCTGGGCGCTCATGCCCTCGTTGGTGGCCGCCTTGACGAAGCGGTTCTTCAGGGTCAGCGGGCCGATCCTGACAGGATTGAAGGGCGATCGTTCTGGAGTCTGGTTCATCACAGGCCTTGTCCTCGGTGCAGTAGGCTCAGAAGGTGTACTTGGCGTTGAACGACAGGTAGTCGCGGTCCGCCAGCAGGCGGCCCTGGGCGATGTCCGGCGAGCTCAGGTAGGCGACGTAGGTCAGGCCGACCTGGAAATTGCCCAGGTACTTGAAATCGCCGCCGACGGTCAGGCGCTTCTCGTCGCGGCCCAGGCCCTGGTAGGCGCTGCCGTCGACGTTCTGCTGCCAGACCACCCGGGTGGTCAGGTCCAGGCCGTCGGCGATGGACGGGTAGTCCATGTAGGCGCCAACGCCCAGCAAGGTCGAGCCACGGGTCTGGGTCGCCGACTGGAAGTCGTCGAAGCTGCCATCCACGCCAGCGCCGCCACCGCTGATGACCAGGGTGTCGACGCCCTCGATGGATTGGTGCACCACCTCGCCCATGAACGTGGTCTGCTGCGCCAGCCAGCTCGGCCCGAGGATGTACGAGGCGTTGAGGTTGCCCTGCCAGATCTGCCCGGTGGTCGGCGCGCCATTGTTCAGGTACACCGATGCGCCATCGCGGTAGCTGAGGTCGCCGGCGTACTGCACCGAATCGCCCACCTTGGAGCTGAAGCTCACGCCCGTCAGCTCGACATCTTCGAAATAGCCCAGTCGGTAGGCAGGCGCCGCGCCGGCATTTGCGCGCTGGCTGATGCGCGAGTTCGACGAGTAGTGGGTTTGCCCGGTGAAGTCGAAGAACAGCGAGCCGACCCGCTCGTGATAGCGGTAGTGGAACAGCCCCACCTCGGTGTTCTCGGTAATCCGATAACGCACGCCCATGCCCCATTGGCCGCTGTCGCGTGGCTTGACCTCGCCGGCATAGTTGGCACCGGTGAAGGTCTTGTCCGGCAAGCTGTCGATCACCCCGGCACTGAGCCGGAAGAACTCCGCGCCCGGGCCGAAGTAGTCGCTGCCAAAGTAGTCGCCCACTGGGTTGAGCTGGGTTTTCTCCCACTGGTACTGGTAGAAACCAACCAGCGCCAGGTCTTCGTTCAGCGACCAGGACGCCGACACCTGCCCCACCGGCAGGTAGGCGTCCTTGGCCTCGGTGCCGGGCACGTTGAACTTGGTCGCGTCGACGGGCGCCTGGCCCTGGCTGATGTTGGCCCAGAACAGGCTCTCGCCCCAGGCCACCAGGTGGCGACCGGCCTTTACCGACAGGTATTGGGTTTCGCCCAGCTCGTAGTTGCCATACACGTAGGCATCGAGCAGGCGCGCCTTGCTGCCGCTCAGGCGCCGGGTGTCCTCGACGAAGCCATCGGGGCGACCGACCTTGTTCACCGTCTGCGGCGAATCGTTGGCATTGCGCTCGTGGTAGACGTCGTCGTAGAAGTGGCTGCCACGCAGTACCGCCCCGACGTTGTCATGGCGCAGGCGCAGCTCGCCGAACAGGCTCAGCCGGTTGGTGATCAGCGACCCGCGCTTGAAGTTGCGGGTACCGTCGTCGTTGTTGATGTCGTTGAGGTACTGGTTGGCCTGCTTGGCAGTCCGCATGGACGCGGTGTAGTTGACCGTCAGCGATGACTCCAGGGTGGTGTCCTCACCGAGCTCCAAGGTCGGCCCGGCGGCGGCACCGCCACTGGCCAGGCCAAGGGCCATGGCCAGACAGCGGCGCCGGGCCAGGCCCGTGTTCGACGTCGACATGCTGCTCTCCTTTGTTGTTATTGTTCTGTTCAATTCCTGGCGCACGTTCAGGCCTGGGCCACGAAGGCCCTGAGGTCGTTCTTGGCGACCTTGTTCGAAGGGTTCAGCGGCAGCGCCGGGAAGAACCGCACCTGGCGCGGCACCTTGTAGTTGGCCATGCGCTCGCGGCTCCAGCCGATCAGTGCCTGCTCGTCGAGTTGCTGGCCCTCGCGCAGCACCACGCAGGCACAACCGACCTCGCCCATGCGGGCATCGGCAATGCCGATCACCGCCACCTGGGCGATCGCCGGATGGGCCAGCAACGCGGCCTCGATCTCGGCCGGGTAGCAGTTGAAGCCGCCGACGATGTACATGTCCTTCAGGCGGTCGGTGATGGCCAGGTTGCCCTGCGCGTCGAGGCGACCGACATCGCCGGTGTGCAACCAGCCCTCGGCGTCGATGGCCTCGGCAGTGGCCAGCGGGTCGTCGAAATAGCCCTGCATGATGTGGAAACCGCGCAGGCAGATCTCCCCGGTCTCACCCTGGGCCACGGCACGGTTGGAGGCGTCACGGATGCTCACCTCGGTGCCTGGCAAGGGCCGCCCGCTGGTGCCGGCAATGACCTCGGCCGGGGCCTGGGGGTCGCACAGGGTGGCCAGGCCGCCACACTCGGTCAGGCCATAGGCGGTGGTGACCACGCTGAACCCCAACTCGTTGCGCATGCGCTCGATCAGGCTCGGCGGAATGCTCGCTGAACCGGTCACGGCGATGCGCAGGCTCGACAGGTCTGTCTCGGCCAGGCGTGGATGGGCCAGCAGCGACAGGTACAAGGTCGGCGCCCCAGGCAGCACGCTGATGCGCTCGCGGGCGATGCGCTGGAACACCGTCTCGGCATCGAACACCGCGTGCGGCAGGATGGTCGCCCCGGCAATCAGGCAGGTCAGCCAGCCGGCCTTGTAGCCAAAGGCATGGAAAAACGGATTGACGATCAGGTAGCGATCGCCCGGCACCAGCCCCAGCACCCGCACGTA
Proteins encoded in this window:
- a CDS encoding SDR family NAD(P)-dependent oxidoreductase; protein product: MKLQNKVAFVTGAGQGMGQAIVRRFVAEGAKVVAVDLDQKALAAGLADLGEQVLALGCNVAEAASVADAMGQVEAHFGGLDIVVNNAGVGALDAFLDTPDDSWARVIGVNLGGTFLCCREGARLMLKGKRQGVLINLSSTAALTGEGPSHYCASKAAVMGLTRSIARELAAQGIRVNTLVPGPTNTPMMAGIPDEHMQALLKNVPLGRMCETDEIARVAVFLASDDASFITGQNIAVNGGMAFI
- a CDS encoding FadD3 family acyl-CoA ligase — encoded protein: MSEPCMNPILNAFDAQACAPATIARLLFDSARRFAGHAAIEDNGERLDYADLPAHVLQVTRALMALGIQPGDRVGLWAPNGREWILAALGIHCAGVVLVPVNTRMKGAEAADVLGRSGCRVLFVQQRFLDVDYPALLAPHRPATLEHQVIFACDQEPGAQDLSYERFLLGAATVEKLTAERRALSIQPEAICDLLFTSGTTGKPKGVMSAHGQNLRAFSEYVRVLGLVPGDRYLIVNPFFHAFGYKAGWLTCLIAGATILPHAVFDAETVFQRIARERISVLPGAPTLYLSLLAHPRLAETDLSSLRIAVTGSASIPPSLIERMRNELGFSVVTTAYGLTECGGLATLCDPQAPAEVIAGTSGRPLPGTEVSIRDASNRAVAQGETGEICLRGFHIMQGYFDDPLATAEAIDAEGWLHTGDVGRLDAQGNLAITDRLKDMYIVGGFNCYPAEIEAALLAHPAIAQVAVIGIADARMGEVGCACVVLREGQQLDEQALIGWSRERMANYKVPRQVRFFPALPLNPSNKVAKNDLRAFVAQA
- a CDS encoding alpha/beta fold hydrolase, with amino-acid sequence MNQPVDLPLPTGHYATLPNGLRLHYLDEGQGPVVLWLHGSGPGASGFSNFKGNYPQLVAAGYRNIVLDLPGFGRSDKPEEVRYELDFFVDCVAALLDQIGIDRCTVLGNSLGGAIALGLALRRPELTERLILLAPGGVEERETYFQMPGILRMVGLFNAGPIGLGEMRSMMSLQLFDDSILPEELLLERVAVAVTQPKNLFSTMRVPNMRARLGEIECPILGFWGSNDNFNPVSGAQYIIDGARQARFIVLNRCGHWVQVEHRELFNRSCLEFLQHG
- a CDS encoding NADH:flavin oxidoreductase, with product MNQTPERSPFNPVRIGPLTLKNRFVKAATNEGMSAQGVPSRQLAKLHADLASGGVALTTVAYCAVSRDGRTLPNQLILERDSLPHFKALTDAVHRAGGLASAQITHGGCFTFIRERSTPRPLSASGGFNKIGMMSGMFLKQAMNEADMQQVVRDFAQAARLAREAGFDAVEIHMGHGYLLSQFISPLYNKRRDQYGGSLENRLRFARRVLRAVLDAVGQDLAVVCKYSITEGVRAGNSAEDGAQIARMLEQEGAHLLVLRAGMNAESITTMFGSSFPKENRVQQKNPLIALAMALQRRMDPVVEFRELYLLEHARKVRAAVKMPLAYLGGAKSLASIEQVMAEGFDLVAMGRVLIAEPDYVNKLASGASRNSICTACNRCVAMMYTPGGTSCVLGQPGDAQLNSQPAAG
- a CDS encoding aromatic ring-hydroxylating oxygenase subunit alpha — its product is MTELLHPRQFETIKQGYDPDPLRSQSLRADAYVEPEWFRLDQQAIIAKSWQWVCHVEKVREPGSYTTVNIAGMPIAVVRDQDGTLRAFYNVCKHRAHPVLQGEGKTRRIVCPYHSWCYGLNGSLVAAPHVGGLKDFDKEEIHLTPVQVEEFCGFVYVNLDAQAAPLREQSGDLAKEILHWAPDIEKLTFAHRLTYQIKSNWKNVVDNFLECYHCPTAHKDFCTLVDMDTYKVQTHGIYSSHMAEAGKGQNSAYDVSKASVRTHAVWWLWPNTCLMRYPGRSSIIVLNIVPMGPDRTFETYDFFLETPEPDDMECEAIRYLDEVLQVEDISLVENVQRGMQTPAFDQGRIVTDPNGSGKSEHALHHFHGLVLEAYARSVKP
- a CDS encoding nuclear transport factor 2 family protein produces the protein METTSLLQRIDRLESLDAIRQLAGKYALALDMRDMDAMANCFAADVRVGRDKSGRAHLKAWLDETMRKQFHGTSHHLGQHIIEFSDADHATGVVYSKNEHETGPEWVIMQMLYWDDYERIDGRWCFRRRLPCYWYATDLNKPPIGGLKMRWPGREPYAGSFHELFPSWDAFWAQRPDKDALPQIAEPAPLEGFLQALRRGAGDPKIRVR
- a CDS encoding DUF1302 domain-containing protein, with translation MSTSNTGLARRRCLAMALGLASGGAAAGPTLELGEDTTLESSLTVNYTASMRTAKQANQYLNDINNDDGTRNFKRGSLITNRLSLFGELRLRHDNVGAVLRGSHFYDDVYHERNANDSPQTVNKVGRPDGFVEDTRRLSGSKARLLDAYVYGNYELGETQYLSVKAGRHLVAWGESLFWANISQGQAPVDATKFNVPGTEAKDAYLPVGQVSASWSLNEDLALVGFYQYQWEKTQLNPVGDYFGSDYFGPGAEFFRLSAGVIDSLPDKTFTGANYAGEVKPRDSGQWGMGVRYRITENTEVGLFHYRYHERVGSLFFDFTGQTHYSSNSRISQRANAGAAPAYRLGYFEDVELTGVSFSSKVGDSVQYAGDLSYRDGASVYLNNGAPTTGQIWQGNLNASYILGPSWLAQQTTFMGEVVHQSIEGVDTLVISGGGAGVDGSFDDFQSATQTRGSTLLGVGAYMDYPSIADGLDLTTRVVWQQNVDGSAYQGLGRDEKRLTVGGDFKYLGNFQVGLTYVAYLSSPDIAQGRLLADRDYLSFNAKYTF
- a CDS encoding SDR family NAD(P)-dependent oxidoreductase, with translation MSGPLAGKVALVTGGIGGIGRAVCERLIQEGAVVYAADLSSAAPVPDAHCVRLNVSDEGQVQALMQQVRQAHGRLDVLVNAAGIEVEHTIEHTSLEVWNRVFAVNVTGTFLISKHALPLLRESAGASVINFGSYDGFIADPGLAAYCASKGAVHALTRAMACDHGPEGIRVNAVCPGYIDTPMLRSFFQDHGDIASLESAVRDVHPTRRYGTPQDVANLVYWLASDEARYASGQLWILDGGLTAQVQQMKL
- a CDS encoding SDR family NAD(P)-dependent oxidoreductase gives rise to the protein MSKRLQGKIAFVTGAGSGIGEATALRFAEEGALVVLCGRRREPLEGVREQILARGGCAEVAVADVSDEQGYVAALRACAERHGGLDILVNNAMAYTWGGIDSMTTADWHANFATTVDGTFWGTRTAMQLMKGKGGSIVNIASICGLFGTAWMAGYSAAKAAVINFTRAAASEGAAHNIRCNVIIPGVVDTPATAGMLGDAKARANTEKVIPMRRVGLPQELANAILFLASDEASYVTGASLAVDGGRGSDLYTVLE
- a CDS encoding GlxA family transcriptional regulator, which codes for MFRFLVIVFPYFNAAATTAFVDPFRAANYLAGESRFHWEFASLQGGGIRASNGMDMFTQSLANLRDEPWDLVLLSCSWSPEQHHSPYLQGLLRTWASRGCMLAALDTGTFLLAEAGLLAGRKATGHYEHIDALIELYPDVTIVEDLYVFDQNRITCCGGAAATDTALQLIRNLHGETLANEAARYVFHQQFRPGSTQQNPEAQQPLGHTIPLVVKQAIKLMETHLEEVISIPEICEQVGISQRQLDRLFRQVAHKTPALYYRDIRLDRARGLVTQTDLALTKVGVASGFPNQSHFSRIYRERFGLTPRRDRQEGRVPFDYRAWPMHQVGKEH